The DNA region GTGCGCCAGCCCCCAAATACCGCTCTCAGACAAGCTCAAAACACACTAACATCTGATTTTCTCTATTCAGAAATTTATGCGCGAAGGCTGCCCCAACTGCGACAACGTCCTCGGCCTGCGCGGCAACAACGACGCCATCCAAGAATGCACATCCCAGGTCTTCGAGGGCCTGATCACGCTCAACGATCCGAATACCAGCTGGGTGGCCAGGTGGCAGAGACTGGATAGTTATGTGCCAGGCACGTATGCAGTTAAGGTTACGGGTTCGGTATGTGTCTCTATGCGGTTGAGGATTGGGAGGGGAGGAAGAATGGGATGGAAGGATGGCTAATGGGTTTGATAGCTCCCCGACGACGTGATTGCGAATTTGGAGGATGCTGGGGTGAAGTATATTCCGTATGTTGCTTCATGCTGAATTGCTGGGCGATTGTTTGCTGGTAGCTGATCTGAAATAGGAGAGATGGAAGTACCGGTGAAGAAGAGCCTTGAGGCTTGAGATAGGACATCTGTCTTTCTACGTCCGATATCCCTTCGAAATACGCGCTTTACCGATCTAACCCGATCGATGAATTGAACAGCGACGACCTTACCCGCTTAGAGGAACACGTTGAGAAGGCATAGGCTCGCATATCTGTTGCGCACACGGAGTTACGGTCATGGTCTGGGTTATATGATTGCTTTTGGTTCATCTGGGATTAGCCAAGGGGTTTTTTGTTGAATATTCGGTTTTCTTTTCGCATTTACAATTCACAGAGGGTCTTATCTTGTTCGACTACCGATCTCTTACGGTGAAACTGATACCCAAGCAGGCGACTCGTGAAATCGAATTGAGCGTTAAAAGATCATATCATGTCAAATTCAAAAATGGTCATAAATGTCCGCCGGAATGCGTGCAGAAACCCATAACTCCGAAATAAGCCCAGATAATAAGGAAACAACAATCAAACAAGGATTTTCATCAATGTGCACCCAATCACAGCATCTTGATCACCTGCTCGAGTCTCTCCAGGAGAATATCGGCGTGATGGTTCTGGAAGATAAGCATAGGCCTCAATCGAACAGCACTCTGTCCGCTTCCACCTATGTTGACACCAACATTCTTAGCCTTAGCCAGGATCTCATCCCGCTTAGGCGAGTCCCAAGCAATGAAGGTACCCTGACCCTTACCACGCAGGTTCTGGAAATGCTGGGGGTACTGCTTCGAAAGACGCTCAAGACCGGCGTACAGATAAGCACCAGTAGCAGCGGTGTTTTCAACCAGACCCAGACGCTCGATCTCCTCGATGATACCGCGGAAGATCAGAGCGCGGGACGGGTCACCCATCCAGGTGTTAAACTGGCGGTAGGGCTTGTTGGGGCGCAGGGCGGGGTTGCCATAATAGTAACCGGCCGTCTGGGCCTTCTTGGAGAAGGTGACCATGTCCGGAGGGGTGTCGAGGTTCCAGTGGTCGTGGGCCCAGAACTTTCCGGTTGCACCGACACCGGTCTGGACTTCGTCGACAATGAAGAGGACGTTGGTGCGCTTGGTGATGTCGCGCAGGCCTTGGAAGAAGGCGGGCGAGGCGTGATTGTCACCACCCTCGGATTGGATGGGCTCGACCATGACGGCGGCAACGGGGTTGTGGTACTCCTTGATAAGACgctcaacctcctgcaggCAGCGCTGCTCCTCTTGAGCGTTCTCCTGAGCATGCTCCTCAAGCGGGTACTTCAGAGAAGGGAAGGTAGCCTGGGGCCAGTCGAAGGCGGGGATATCCAACTTGTGAATAGCCTTGCTACGAGTAGTAGACAGACTGCCAAAGAGACGGCCGTGGAAAGCGGACTTGAAGGACAGGATGGACAATTGCGGGGATCCAGGCTGCTGGTTCACCATGGTGGACTCCAATTCTTGCTCGCTGAAGTCGGCCTCGGGTCCTCCACGCTCCAATTGGCGACGGTACATGAAGGCCGCCTTGTAGGCAATTTCGTTGGCGTCGGAACCGGCCATGGCAGTGTACACCTGGTTCAGGCCCTTGGGGGCAACCTTGAGGACGCCGGTCTTGAGGATGTTGGCCCATTCAGCGGAGGGGAAGTTACCCAGAGCTGGTCTGTTGATTAAGGAGGTAATCATCTCGGGCGATGTGGCCACCTTCTCGAGATGGGGGTTGTTATATCCGACGGGGATAGAGGCAATCTGGGCGTAACTGCACACTGTTAATCACAATTCTTTCACTCAAAGGATGATTGACTTACACATCAAGGAGAGTGTTCCCGTCGAGATCAGAAATGCTACCACCATGTTAGTTATCTGCCCACACTCCCCTCATACTCTGAACAAACGAACATACTAGTTTCCAATGGACTTGGTGTAGTCAGTCAGCATGTTCAAGCTGCGCACATCAAACACCTCATTCAGTTCCGCGGCGGCCTTCTTGTTGTTTGGCCCCGGGATGGCCGTGGACACTGTTGGACCAGAAGGCTCATTGGAAAAGTATGGCTGAGCTGCCCGCAGCGGCGTAGTGCTGATAGTGCGGGCAGCAGGGAGGCGTGCGAAGGATCGCAGCTTGAGGCCGGGGCGGAGGGCAGACATGATGGCTGAAGCTGTAGTTAGCGCTCAAAACACGGTCAAGCAGACGTCTTAAAAGGGATCCAATGTGTCACTTACACTGCTAAACGTAACACTTGTGGGGGAAGAAGCTAGATGGCCGAGGAGATAAGTCCTCAGCAAAAACACGCGGTGACGAGCTGGAAACACAGGACCCAACAAGAGATACGAATGAATTAAGCACAGTCTGATAAGTTACAACACCGACCGAGGGGTATGTCCTTTAAATATGTTCTCTTTTTATCGCCGTTGGAGCTCAACCGGAGCTTTGCCCCGCGGAATCCGTCCAGCTGTATTCGGCGCTATCGACCAATCAGAAGGCTCAATCGGCGTTATGGCCGCCGAGGTCAGCAAAAAGGAAAGGCGGTTCGAACGGATTAGGAAGGCAATGGAGATCGGAGGCATTGTGGGTGGGATGGGTTTCATAGTGGGGTGCAAATCTGCATTTTGTCACTGGGGAGAACATGTTCAGAGCCAATGGCAGAGGTTTATTGTCTCTCCTGTTCATTATTGTATTGTTTTGATAGCTTTATCAGAGTCTTGGCATGAGATAAGATGTGGGGTAAAAAAATTTGCTGATAAAGGGTTGATTAAGAGTTGTATTTCAACAAATGGGCTTGTGGTTTAGTGGTATAATACCCCCTTAGCATGGGGGTGGTccggggttcgattccccgcGAGTCcatttttttgctttttgtcCAATGCTTCCTGtcttgttctttctttttggcCTTCGTTTTCTCTACCTTTACAGAATCTCCATTATGCAATTGGATATttgaaatttttttttttgctagTAGTTCGCTCGTTCGTTCACTATTAATACTGCACGCCATTGGCACAATTGGCTGAACATAGACATTACTCTCGGCAGTGCGGAAGTGCTGGAATATATCTCCGTGATCTATACACTGGCTCGACATTTTTTGCTGCTGTTTGCCAAGGGTTCGAACAGCGTGAGCTCTATGTACACCCCCAACTTTCTCAGAAATCTCATTTGCAAATGCTAAGTCCATAGAATGTAACTTCATCCCATAGTTGGGTCCCCGAGAACTATTGCCGGCGTGCAATGTGACAAGCGTTTCGGTGCCATGCTCGCAGAAATCCATGCTCGGTGTGCACTGTTTGACGATAAAAAAAAGTACGAGGAGTACATACGGCAAGGAGGGGCGGTTAAATCTCGCGCATGAGTATGGATGCAGATCCAATGATCAGCCAGAAATCCCTGGGGTATTAGCGAAGACTTTCTTGTCGTAGGTGTGTGACGAGAATCCTCTGACGAGTGGCCAGCTCAATGCTACGATTTCTTCGCGAGATACCTGATATCCGTCATGATAAAACAAGAACACTCGCTCAGCTGCCACCCTCTCGCAATTTGGCTAGCGCCGCCGTTATACCCTCGCTCACGCCCTCATCCTCACCAGCATCACGCGGACGTGCATCACGGGCATTTTCAGCCTCCCCCGGCATATCCGCCCTCATCTCTCCTGCATTTACAGCGCGCAtaacctcctcttcatcacgCGTCACCGTCCTATCCTCCAAAGCCCGCATAGCCCCCGCATCCCTCTCCGGCGCCTTCGTCCCCTTCGCCGTCTCAATCCTAAAATCTTCCCGCACTGCATTACACCACTGCCGAACCTTCCTCTCACCCCATCCCGGTACAGCACTAATCTGCTCGGGTTGCGCATTAATCGCATTCTGCAAACTCCCAAACGTAGAAATCAAACTTGCCGCATCGGACTTGTTGATGCTCCTTGGCATAGTAACGAAGTCCGTCAAAGAGTCCTTGTATGATTGCGCTTGTTGGGTGCGGATAGCAGTAGGTTGGGCATTCTCGGAGGCCTTGAATAGCTCGAGGTAGTGCGCGGCTTCGGTAGCGGACCAGCAGAGCATTAGCGTTAGGttgttgatgatggatgTTTTGGATAGTTCTTTCAGGTTATCTTCGTGGTTCGGGATGTCGACGATGATTAATAGGATGCGGAGGCGGTATTTCCCTGCTATCCCGCGGATTCGGGAGTATATGTATTCTGGATGGAGCCGGTGGTACTTAAGTGATAGAAATAGGGCGCATGTGGTATTTCCGAGGACATAGTCGGCGGGTATATCCGCATATTCCCAGGGTAAAATCTTGATGTAACTCAATATCGGATTTCCTTTCTGTCGTTTTGAGACGAGAATCGCAGAGGGTGCGTGTTTGGGAGGGAGGGCTTGCGGCTTTGGTTGTTGGACCTTGGGTGTTGGTTGTCGCGGAGCTGTTGAGGAAGAAAGGGTGTTTCTAGGTTTGGGAGGGGCGCTCTGTTCTGCCTGCAGAAGAGCGTTGAGGTGTGCCTCGTCTccaaattcatcagccatttTTAAAATCAATAACACTCGAGATACATACAGAAGTCAAGCATAGTAATCCGACTATCAGACAAGGTCCAGCACTCTCACCGCTCAGACCCACCCTCTTTCTGCCGCCGATTTTGCTTgcagaaaaaaaagttgCGAAAGAACCAACCCATCTCTGTCTCTACAGAAACAGTGCAATTTGCAAAGATAACGAGGCCAAAATGGAGCCTCAAACAAATCAAGAGCCCGCGACTGATGGGCGCGTCTCTCGCCAACCCCGACAGACCCTTTTCGTCCGGTCGCTTCCCGCATCGGCCACGACAGACAGCTTAGCAGAGTACTTCTCGCAGTCCTACGTGATCAAGCATGCCCTTGTCGTTCTCGACCCGCAGACTCAACAACCGAAGGGCTTCGGTTTCGTGACATTTGCCGATCTCGAAGATGCACAGCGCGCGTTGGAAGAATTTAACGGAACCGTCTTTGATGGGAAGAAAATCCAGGTCGACTACGCGCAGCCGCGTCACCGTGAAGTCGATGAGAATATCGGAAAGAGCGTgccggctgctgctgctgtcgagtttaagaagaagagggaggaggagagagCTGCGCAGCAGCCGCCGAGGTTGATTGTTCGGAATTTGCCGTGGAGTATTAAGGAGCCTGAAGACTTGGCGGTGCATTTCCGGAGTTTCGGGAAGGTAAAGCAGGCTTATTTGCCTAAGAAAGGGAACACACTGGCTGGTTTCGGCTTTGTTGTGTTGAGAGGCAAGAAGAATGCTGAAAAGGCGTTGGAGGCGGTTAACGGTAAAGAGGTAGACGGGCGGACTTTGGCTGTTGACTGGGCCGTGGAGAAGAACGTTTGGGAGAACTTACAGAAAcaggaggaggggaagcaagacgaggaggagaagcaggATGATGGAGAGAAGTCGGGCGACGCGGACATGGCGGAAGCGGAGGAAGGGTCTGGGGATGAAGACGTTTCCGAGggcgacgaagatgaagacgaggaggaagatgatgaggacgatgaagaggacAAGTTTGACGagtttgatgaggatgaggatgatgatgaagaagaagaagaagaggaagaggacaaAGAGGATGAGCGCAACGCATCTACCATCTTCATTCGCAACCTACCCTTCACCTGCACAGACGAGACGCTCTACGAACACTTTACACAATTCGGCAACGTCCGATACGCCCGAATCGTCGTCGACCCTGAGACTGACCGTCCACGCGGTACAGGCTTCGTCTGCTTCTGGCGCCCCGGGGATGCCCTCACTTGTATCCGCGAGGGTCCGAAGCCACAAGACACCATCACAGCCGACAAAGATAAAAGTAAGAAGACATCCGccatcaagcattccgtcctGCAGAGCGAAACCTCCGATCCAACTGGACGCTACACCCTGGATGGACGAGTGCTACAGGTTGCCCAGGCAGTCAGCAGAAACCAAGCCTCCAagctggaggaggaaggtgTTTCGCGGAGACTTGTTCGCGATACCGACAAGCGTCGACTCTTCCTCCTTTCCGAAGGAACGATCCCCACCAACTCGCCCCTGTACAAGAAGCTTTCTCCCTCTGAGATTAAGATGAGAGAGGACAGTTTCAAGCAGCGCCAGAGCTTCATCAAGAAGAACCCGACGCTGCACTTGAGTTTGACAAGATTGTCTGTCCGCAACATCCCCAGACAAGTCACCTCGAAGGACCTGAAGGCACTCGCCAGGCAAGCCGTCGTCGGTTTCGCAGAGGAAGTGAAGAAGAACCTCCGCCAACCGCTGTCCCCAGAGGAACTACACCGGGCATCGGACGAGATGAAGGAAGCCGACAAGCTGCGCAAGCAGAAGGGCAAGGGTATCGTGAAACAGGCTACGATTGTGTTTGAAGGACGCGATGGAAGCAAGATCGGTGAGAACACCGGTGCGGGGAGAAGCAGAGGCTACGGGTTTATTGAATACTACACCCACCGACATGCGCTGATGGGTCTCCGGTGGCTCAACGGGCACCCCATCGACGCGCCCAATAGCGATGCGGAGGTcaaggacaagaagaagcGGGTTATTGTGGAATTTGCGATTGAGAACGCGCAGGTAGTCAAGCGTCGGACTGAACAAGAAGCGAAGTCTCGCAGCTACGCCCAGGCAGCTGCTCAAaggaggaaggaagaagggGAGGAAAAATCGCAAAAGCCCAACGGCAAGTTCAATGGGAAGCCCAATGGAAAGCCCAATGGAAAGCCCAACGGGAAGTTCAGCGGGAACAAGGAGAGACCATCTCCAAATGCAAATATGGCTGGACAGAAGAGAAAGCGATCCGAGAGTCGCGGCAGTGACAAGCGCGAAGGCGAAGACTCCGAGGAAGCAAACAAGATCGCCAAACGCAACCGGGTGAttgcgaagaagaggatgcaACGGAAGGGCCGGAAGGGCAAATAAACGTTCCTTTTTTTCAGTTGGTCATTTTCTGTATAGAGAAGATTCCCTGTAATTATTTGGCTGCGGCGTCTGGACTGATAATAAAAGCATTGCATTTTTATGAATTGAGTTAATCCATGGGTATTATTGCAGTGTATCAACTTTTGCACTCCACTTAGTAGTTCGTAGCATCTTTAACTTTGCCCACAATATTGTAGCGCTTGCTAAAGAACGTAAACCATTCATCCAACACTGTCTTCTCCTTGTCATCCAGATCATACCAGTCGGGTCGGCAGTCTTCAGGCTTGAGGGAGGAGCTGGCCAGCGCGCGCGAGGGGTCTTTTCCTGCGAAGACTTGACGGTGTCAGCTTCCATCCGTAGAAGAGGGTAGAGGGAGTAAAAGAAAGTAAAAGGGACGTACCGCGATACTGCCCGCTGGGACTGTAGGCCTGATTCCGGCTCACATCAAAGACAATACCCTTGATAGCGACCAATGTCGGGCGGTTGGGGTCGGATCCTGCAACGTGTTAGAGAGCAGCATTGATAGCCAGAAGATACTTGAAATCCGTACCATCACACTTAGCCAATTCCTCGGCATCAATAGGGTCGTATTTGGGGGGAGCGAGTTCGACGGGGACTTTGGGGGAGAAGCGCTTGGGCTCTTCCTCGTGCTCGACCATTTTGGCAGGTTTGGATCCAGTTTCCGTAGTATTAGGGCGGTTTGTTAGATATAAGACTACCAGGGGTAGGAGTGTAAGAAGCACAGGAAGGAGAACAGAGAGCATTGGTGAATGCAGGTTGTTCTTATATCGGGTATTTGGCGGGGTTTGATTTGGCTTTGCGGAGGTTCGGGATGTTCGCGTGCGATTAGCAATACGTCTTATATCATACTTTCTACTGGTCTTACCGGTACTCATGGAACGTTGTTTTGAGCGCAATCAGTCATAAAGAAATTGGACAGGAAATCTTTTCCGCCAAGTCATCTGAATTTGTTCGGGGACATAAGAATGGTTGACAGCCACGTTATAAAGCAACGAAGACAGCAAAACGAAGTATCCGAGAACAATTCAGAGATATTGAAGGCAATTAACAGGGCCGTCCAAGTATTCTACTGGTAATCGGTGGCAATCAGGTCTTCAAAATAAAAAAATCTGAACGCATCATGGAATTCAGTGGTGATAAAGTGCCTGAAATGCCTCAACGTCTTTCCTGCATAACTGCAGCGAGCATGCAATTTCCGCCGTGAACAGATGCATTGCTCTCCTTTATAATTTCAAGATCTTTTGCATTGGCGGTATGTTGTCTCGCTTAAACACAGAAACAAAGCGCTCGTGGTTACGGGTCTCATCGAGGTGCGCTTGTTCCCACTCGTTTGCTCTGATGGTCCTACCCTGGTGTACTTCTGACTGTTTTCTACCAGGGTAGGGCTGCCAGTCACCGTCATAAGATGTTCCTCGGTAAGAATTCTCCATAGTATCTCTCGCGACGTTGATGTTCTCTTGCTTGTTGTGTGCCAACTCGATTTTAACCGCGATAATTGCGATTTCGTCGCTGTCCGATTCTTCGTTGGTGCTTCAGGCGCTCCATCAAGTCATGTTTAGGCCCCTTTGCGAGTAAGTGCTCTCTAAGCAGCCCATAGTATTGTATGGTATTCTGAAACAACAAACGCAACTGGTGCTGGGAAGGAGAAAGGGTGCAGAGCAACTTACGAAAGAGATGCAGAATCTTTAGCGGCCTATGAATATCCTTGACCGGCAGAATCATGAATCGAGCGTTCACTGGTCTATAGGCGAGCTATTCACTTCTCTATACCCGGTACTCACAGTAAGCATGAGATCATCTAGCTTCGATAGATATTCCACGATTCTTCAACACTGCTATAtgcatactctgtacaaaaATCTCATATCGGCTATTGATATTAATATAGACCAGATATAGTGCATATCATCCTGCAGACGCTTATCCGTCATGTCACATCAACAACCCCGTCAGTTCTCCCAGTCGAACATCCAGCCCAACCCCAAAATCTCCGATCCAGTTTCACAAAGATCGAATACTATCTCTCGCAATGGCAAGGAGCAAGGATGATCTGAGTAACAGCATGACGGAATCGCATCTACTACATCACCTCCATTTCGGAGATAATGAGGGCTTCTTCCCTCCAAGTGAACCAAAGACGCTGAACCAAATGGGGCAGAGGAAGCATGAGAAGTCTCAGGAGTGAGAACTATGATAAACCGTCATGAATGCTGTGTTGGACGTTCAAAAATGCATTGCGGATATGGACATTTAATGACATGAAGTCCGAGTTGAGGTTAAGTGATGCTTTTATTAGACTCGGCTTATTATTCTGTACTCCATATGTCGTGATATGTTGATGCCGGCTGATGAGCCATGACACTCAATAGTATATATTCAAGTTCCTATTCCTATTTCTATTCCACAGACTTTGATCGCATATGATGTTTCTCTGAAATTTCTTATCAGGCTAGCGGCCTAGCACCATTCTCCGTGCCTCGGTTAGATGGAATGTTACTGATGCCCCACTACCTACTCTGAATCTTGCAGCAGGA from Aspergillus chevalieri M1 DNA, chromosome 2, nearly complete sequence includes:
- a CDS encoding putative progesterone binding protein (COG:S;~EggNog:ENOG410PQG9;~InterPro:IPR036400,IPR001199;~PFAM:PF00173) codes for the protein MVEHEEEPKRFSPKVPVELAPPKYDPIDAEELAKCDGSDPNRPTLVAIKGIVFDVSRNQAYSPSGQYRVFAGKDPSRALASSSLKPEDCRPDWYDLDDKEKTVLDEWFTFFSKRYNIVGKVKDATNY
- the RAD10 gene encoding DNA repair protein RAD10 (BUSCO:EOG09264DOU;~COG:L;~EggNog:ENOG410PP98;~InterPro:IPR004579,IPR010994,IPR011335;~PFAM:PF03834;~go_component: GO:0005634 - nucleus [Evidence IEA];~go_function: GO:0003684 - damaged DNA binding [Evidence IEA];~go_process: GO:0006281 - DNA repair [Evidence IEA]), whose translation is MADEFGDEAHLNALLQAEQSAPPKPRNTLSSSTAPRQPTPKVQQPKPQALPPKHAPSAILVSKRQKGNPILSYIKILPWEYADIPADYVLGNTTCALFLSLKYHRLHPEYIYSRIRGIAGKYRLRILLIIVDIPNHEDNLKELSKTSIINNLTLMLCWSATEAAHYLELFKASENAQPTAIRTQQAQSYKDSLTDFVTMPRSINKSDAASLISTFGSLQNAINAQPEQISAVPGWGERKVRQWCNAVREDFRIETAKGTKAPERDAGAMRALEDRTVTRDEEEVMRAVNAGEMRADMPGEAENARDARPRDAGEDEGVSEGITAALAKLREGGS
- the NOP4 gene encoding mRNA-binding ribosome biosynthesis protein NOP4 (BUSCO:EOG09260XQV;~COG:A;~EggNog:ENOG410PI4R;~InterPro:IPR012677,IPR000504,IPR003954,IPR035979;~PFAM:PF00076;~go_function: GO:0003676 - nucleic acid binding [Evidence IEA]); amino-acid sequence: MEPQTNQEPATDGRVSRQPRQTLFVRSLPASATTDSLAEYFSQSYVIKHALVVLDPQTQQPKGFGFVTFADLEDAQRALEEFNGTVFDGKKIQVDYAQPRHREVDENIGKSVPAAAAVEFKKKREEERAAQQPPRLIVRNLPWSIKEPEDLAVHFRSFGKVKQAYLPKKGNTLAGFGFVVLRGKKNAEKALEAVNGKEVDGRTLAVDWAVEKNVWENLQKQEEGKQDEEEKQDDGEKSGDADMAEAEEGSGDEDVSEGDEDEDEEEDDEDDEEDKFDEFDEDEDDDEEEEEEEEDKEDERNASTIFIRNLPFTCTDETLYEHFTQFGNVRYARIVVDPETDRPRGTGFVCFWRPGDALTCIREGPKPQDTITADKDKSKKTSAIKHSVLQSETSDPTGRYTLDGRVLQVAQAVSRNQASKLEEEGVSRRLVRDTDKRRLFLLSEGTIPTNSPLYKKLSPSEIKMREDSFKQRQSFIKKNPTLHLSLTRLSVRNIPRQVTSKDLKALARQAVVGFAEEVKKNLRQPLSPEELHRASDEMKEADKLRKQKGKGIVKQATIVFEGRDGSKIGENTGAGRSRGYGFIEYYTHRHALMGLRWLNGHPIDAPNSDAEVKDKKKRVIVEFAIENAQVVKRRTEQEAKSRSYAQAAAQRRKEEGEEKSQKPNGKFNGKPNGKPNGKPNGKFSGNKERPSPNANMAGQKRKRSESRGSDKREGEDSEEANKIAKRNRVIAKKRMQRKGRKGK
- the gatA gene encoding 4-aminobutyrate transaminase gatA (COG:E;~EggNog:ENOG410PHBB;~InterPro:IPR004631,IPR005814,IPR015424,IPR015421, IPR015422;~PFAM:PF00202;~go_function: GO:0003824 - catalytic activity [Evidence IEA];~go_function: GO:0003867 - 4-aminobutyrate transaminase activity [Evidence IEA];~go_function: GO:0008483 - transaminase activity [Evidence IEA];~go_function: GO:0030170 - pyridoxal phosphate binding [Evidence IEA];~go_process: GO:0009448 - gamma-aminobutyric acid metabolic process [Evidence IEA]), with translation MSALRPGLKLRSFARLPAARTISTTPLRAAQPYFSNEPSGPTVSTAIPGPNNKKAAAELNEVFDVRSLNMLTDYTKSIGNYISDLDGNTLLDVYAQIASIPVGYNNPHLEKVATSPEMITSLINRPALGNFPSAEWANILKTGVLKVAPKGLNQVYTAMAGSDANEIAYKAAFMYRRQLERGGPEADFSEQELESTMVNQQPGSPQLSILSFKSAFHGRLFGSLSTTRSKAIHKLDIPAFDWPQATFPSLKYPLEEHAQENAQEEQRCLQEVERLIKEYHNPVAAVMVEPIQSEGGDNHASPAFFQGLRDITKRTNVLFIVDEVQTGVGATGKFWAHDHWNLDTPPDMVTFSKKAQTAGYYYGNPALRPNKPYRQFNTWMGDPSRALIFRGIIEEIERLGLVENTAATGAYLYAGLERLSKQYPQHFQNLRGKGQGTFIAWDSPKRDEILAKAKNVGVNIGGSGQSAVRLRPMLIFQNHHADILLERLEQVIKML
- the spt4 gene encoding transcription elongation factor SPT4 (BUSCO:EOG09265BBJ;~COG:K;~EggNog:ENOG410PQ6M;~InterPro:IPR009287,IPR022800,IPR038510,IPR029040;~PFAM:PF06093;~go_component: GO:0005634 - nucleus [Evidence IEA];~go_function: GO:0008270 - zinc ion binding [Evidence IEA];~go_process: GO:0006355 - regulation of transcription, DNA-templated [Evidence IEA];~go_process: GO:0032786 - positive regulation of DNA-templated transcription, elongation [Evidence IEA]), with the protein product MTYYVPPGQQRTLRACMVCSLVQLHNKFMREGCPNCDNVLGLRGNNDAIQECTSQVFEGLITLNDPNTSWVARWQRLDSYVPGTYAVKVTGSLPDDVIANLEDAGVKYIPRDGSTGEEEP